Part of the Quercus lobata isolate SW786 chromosome 6, ValleyOak3.0 Primary Assembly, whole genome shotgun sequence genome, AACTTCATAAATTTTACTCTCACTCTCTTGGATTCAAGCTTCAGCCAAACcatgtttagtttttttcttaacttgatttgtttgttCATTAACTATATATGGCTGTTCATGCATTTGAttgaatttcatttcatttcattgaaCAGTAAATTATGGCTCATCATAGTTTAGGGGATCCCGCATGGGCTCATGCCCGTGCAGGTACTTCCTCTGCTTCTGTGGCCTCTGCCCCTGCAAGATCAGATGATCCCGCATAGGCTCATGCTCGTGCAGTGCCTAATGCAAAAAATAACACTATATGTTTGCATTGTAATAAGTTGATTAAAGGGGGTGGTATTACTAGACTTAAGTATCATCTTGCTGGGATTAGGGGTCAAGTTGAACCATGTAAAAAGGTTTCATCTGATATTAGGTTTCAAATGAAACAAATGATTGAAGACTtgaaaaaatctaaacaaactAAAAAGAGGATTCAATTAGAAATTGGGAACCCATATGATGTTGATGAGGAGGAGGATGAGGTTAGGGTTGTTGAAAATAGTCTCCCTCAAACATTAGGTAAACGAAAACCTAGAGGAAAGGATGTTGACACTGATATGTGTCAAAtaagaggaaagaagaaaattaagagTTATTTTGTTCCTAGAACAACTCCTGGTGCTCAACCCTCTATTAGAAGTGCTTTGGCTACAAAAGCAATGATTGATAATGCAAAAATGAATGTGGCAAGATGGTGGTATCATCCTAATGTATCCTTTTATGCATCTCAGTCACCCTATTATCAACCTATGATTGATTCCATTGCTGCTATTGGGCTGGGATTTAAGGGGCCTTCTTTTTATGAGTTAAGGGGACCCCTTTTGAAAAATGCTGTCCATGAagttaatgattttttgttAGATATAAAAAATGATTGGAAAGTATATGATTGTTCACTGATGTCTGATGGGTGGACAAATCAAAAGCAACAaccaataatgaattttttggtgtattgtCCAAGGGGAGCCATGTTCTTGAAATCTATTGACACTTCAGGCCTTACAAAGGATGCTGAAACTTTGTTTAATATATTTGACTCTGTTGTTCAAGAAATTGGTGTGGAATATATTGTGCAATTGATTACAGATAATGCTTCTGCCTATAAAAAAgctggaaaaaaattatagcagaagtatggtactttattttgGTCTCCTTGTGCAGCTCATTGTATAGACTTGATGTTGGAGAATATTGCTAATCCTAGGTGGTTCCCTCTTGTTGATCAAGCAATTAAGAAGgcaaaaaagataataaagttCATTACAACCATGGAGTTGTTTTAGACTTGATGAGGCAAGATTTTACAAATGGAAGAGAGTTATGTCGTCTTGCAATTACAAGGTTTGCCACTAACTTCTTAAGTCTACAGAGCATGCTAAGGTTCAAAAAAGAGACAAATGTTCACTTGTGATAAATGGCTTTCATGCCCCCATGCTAAGACTACCGTTGGGTAGGAGataagtaaaattgttttggaaGATTATGCGTTTTGGTCTCAATGCAAGCACATAGTGAAAGTTAGTGAGCCTTTAGTTAGAGTACTTCGTCTTGTTGATGGGGATGAGAAACCTGCTATGGAGTACTTGTATGAAGCAATGGACAAATCAAAAgaggaaataaaaagaaggttGAAGAACAAAGTTTCTTTGTATGGACATTATGTTAGAGTTATTGATACTAGATGGGACAAACAACTTCATAGTCCTCTGCATGCAGCAAGTTGCTTTCTTAACCCTGCAATATACTTTAGGCCTTCATTTAAAAGCCAAAATGAAGTTCAAAGAGGGTTGCTAAGCACTCTAATGAGGTTGGTTCCTGATCCTGACATTCAAGACAAAATAAGTTCACAACTTGATGAgtacaaaaaatcaatttgtgACTTTGGCACATCACTAGCAATCCGCCAACGAGAGAGACTAAATCCAGgtaaacattaataatttaatagtcTTTCCTTTCAATATGTCTACTTATCCTTTATAGTTGTTATTGTAAGATTACGTGAGCAATgcttattttacatttttatttgttattgtaGTTTCATGGTGGGAGCAATTTGGACTTGGAGCTCCAGACTTACAATCATTTGCCATTCGTGTGCTAAGTCAATGTTGTAGTGCAACTGGTTGTGAGAGAAATTGGAGCACATTTGAATATGTTCactcaaaaaagagaaatagattGGAACATAAACGAGTAAATGATTTGGTCTTTGTCCATTATAATTTGAGGCTTCGAGAAAGGTAAATTTATAATCGTTACTCATATGTAAATGAAATGTactttcaaataattataatttataaaatgttactaatgtttaatattttctttggtAGGAACATTCAAAGGAATAAGTATGCAATGGATCCTATAAGCTTGGATAACATTGACTTGATGGGAGATTGGGTGGCTGAAGAACCTGCACTTCTTAATCCAGATGACATAAATTAGGATTGTCTTAATGAACCAGCAACCCTAGTGAATGTGGAAGAGGATGCTAAACTTGAAACTATTGATgttgatgacgatgatgatgatgacaacaACAATGAACATGTCTTGACAAATCTTCCAATGGGTGCTAGTAGTTCTTGTGGGagttcttttgatgatgaatttgatccttttttcatggatgatgatgaggagtagtaatattatgttaaattaatgttaaatgtttttattgtgtgatgttatattgatgtttAAGACTTAAGACTTAAGACTAAGTGTATGTTAAATTGATGTTATGTTGATGTTTAagacttaagagttaagactaaatgatttgtattatttgatatttagttatttatttattagaattgacaattttatgttctacaagaatatatataaattattttttaggaaccCCAAAACACCCTGAAACGGTATgccgaaattggccggtaccgaaatattccgTTCCACTGGGCAAATCGAAACGGGCTCCGAAACGGTATTAATAACtttgaattaaattaaactagAATCTAGCACGTCCCATGAATGGATCCTAACATATGATATTCagaatattcagccaaaaaaaatatatatatatatatgatattaagAACACTGAtgtattttacaattttcatatgCATGGATCAACTTCAAGTGACGTTGCATATACAATGGTGCTCCtattatgtttatatttttattactaaaaaaaacttcaagtgatgtttatatttttattactaataatgGTGCTCCTATGACCTTGGTCAATTCTTTTACCTGGCAGAGCTTGCATATACAATGGAAGTTAATGAGAAGTgtgatgtttttagttttggagTGTTGACTTTAGAAATAATTATGGGAAGCTGTTCTAGTCCCACACCGAAAAAAGTACGAGGAACtgtaaaaatcatatatttttagggCCTTTGGGCTAAGATCAATTGTAGCATATGATCTTATCAGTTTAATATCTGATTCGTGGCCCATTGGATCACACAatattaagtttattttttacgGCGAAGGTCCATAACAGTAGATTGCATTATTGCACGGGCCTAGCAAAGCTTTGTAATTGAAAcacaataattatttattatatattataggAACTAATCACGTTTTATCTTCTCCTAATCAATTTGACACACGCTTGTACACATTCTCaaccaaaataatcacaattaccTAATAAAATAGATTGAATAGATTCACAGCATTTACCTATACGTatacttataaatttgaaata contains:
- the LOC115949783 gene encoding uncharacterized protein LOC115949783 gives rise to the protein MEYLYEAMDKSKEEIKRRLKNKVSLYGHYVRVIDTRWDKQLHSPLHAASCFLNPAIYFRPSFKSQNEVQRGLLSTLMRLVPDPDIQDKISSQLDEYKKSICDFGTSLAIRQRERLNPVSWWEQFGLGAPDLQSFAIRVLSQCCSATGCERNWSTFEYVHSKKRNRLEHKRVNDLVFVHYNLRLRERNIQRNKYAMDPISLDNIDLMGDWVAEEPALLNPDDIN